In the genome of Streptomyces sp. V2I9, one region contains:
- a CDS encoding RecQ family ATP-dependent DNA helicase, whose protein sequence is MTNADRAALRASADSVLARLVGDPTGRAVLREDQWVAIEALVADKRRALVVQRTGWGKSAVYFVATSLLRAQGSGPTVIVSPLLALMRNQVAAAARAGISARTINSSNTEEWDSVQAEVAAGEVDVLLVSPERLNNPDFRDQVLPKLAAATGLLVVDEAHCISDWGHDFRPDYRRLRTMLADLPSGVPVLATTATANARVTADVAEQLGTGAGTDALVLRGPLDRESLSLNVLRLPDAAHRLAWLGDHLGELPGSGIIYTLTVAAAEEVTAYLRQNGHTVASYTGRTENADRQQAEDDLLANRVKALVATSALGMGFDKPDLGFVVHLGSPSSPIAYYQQVGRAGRGVEHAEVLLLPGKEDEAIWQYFASVAFPPEEQVRRTLDVLARAERPVSLPALEPLVDLRRTRLETMLKVLDVDGAVKRVKGGWTATGAPWVYDAERYAWVARQREAEQQAMRDYASTTACRMEFLRLRLDDEAAAPCGRCDNCAGARFDDKVSTAALDGARHELGRPGVEVEPRKMWPTGLPAVGVDLKGRIPAGELSFAGRALGRLSDIGWGNRLRPLLAAQAPDGPVPDDVAEAVVTVLTDWAKGPGGWASGTADAASRPVGVVTVASRRRPRLVQSLGHRISDIGRMPFLGTVSYAPGAEGVRMSRTNSAQRVRALHETLVVEPDLAGALASAGGPVLLVDDLSDTGWTLAVAARLLRRAGAQGVFPLVLAVQG, encoded by the coding sequence ATGACCAACGCAGATCGTGCAGCGCTCAGGGCTTCGGCCGACTCCGTCCTCGCCCGCCTGGTGGGCGACCCCACCGGTCGGGCCGTGCTGCGCGAGGACCAGTGGGTGGCCATCGAAGCACTCGTCGCCGACAAGCGCAGGGCTCTGGTCGTGCAGCGCACCGGTTGGGGCAAGTCCGCCGTCTATTTCGTGGCGACCTCGCTGCTCCGCGCACAGGGCAGCGGTCCTACGGTGATCGTCTCGCCGCTGCTGGCCCTGATGCGCAACCAGGTCGCCGCGGCGGCACGGGCCGGGATCAGCGCCCGCACGATCAACTCGTCCAACACGGAGGAGTGGGACAGCGTCCAGGCCGAGGTGGCGGCCGGTGAGGTCGACGTCCTGCTGGTGAGTCCCGAGCGGCTCAACAACCCCGACTTCCGTGACCAGGTCCTGCCGAAGCTGGCGGCGGCGACCGGGCTCCTGGTGGTCGACGAAGCCCACTGCATCTCCGACTGGGGACACGATTTCAGGCCCGACTACCGACGGCTGCGGACGATGCTCGCCGATCTGCCGTCGGGTGTCCCGGTGCTCGCCACCACCGCCACGGCCAACGCCCGTGTGACGGCGGACGTCGCGGAGCAGCTGGGCACCGGTGCGGGCACCGACGCGCTGGTCCTGCGGGGGCCGCTGGACCGGGAGAGTCTGAGCCTGAACGTGCTGCGGCTGCCCGACGCGGCCCACCGGCTGGCCTGGCTGGGTGACCATCTCGGCGAACTTCCTGGCTCCGGGATCATCTACACACTGACCGTGGCGGCCGCCGAGGAGGTCACCGCCTATCTGCGTCAGAACGGCCATACGGTGGCCTCGTACACGGGGCGGACCGAGAACGCCGACCGGCAGCAGGCCGAGGACGACCTGCTGGCGAACCGGGTCAAGGCGCTGGTCGCCACATCGGCGCTGGGCATGGGGTTCGACAAGCCGGACCTCGGCTTCGTCGTGCACCTGGGTTCGCCCTCCTCCCCCATCGCCTACTACCAGCAGGTCGGCCGTGCCGGGCGTGGGGTGGAGCACGCGGAGGTGCTGCTGCTGCCGGGCAAGGAGGACGAGGCGATCTGGCAGTATTTCGCCTCCGTCGCCTTCCCTCCCGAGGAGCAGGTGCGGCGCACCCTGGACGTCCTGGCCCGAGCGGAGCGACCGGTCTCCCTCCCCGCGCTGGAACCCCTGGTCGATCTGCGGCGGACCCGCCTGGAGACGATGCTGAAGGTGCTGGACGTCGACGGTGCGGTGAAGCGGGTCAAGGGCGGCTGGACCGCCACGGGGGCCCCTTGGGTGTACGACGCCGAGCGCTACGCATGGGTGGCCCGGCAGCGGGAGGCCGAGCAACAGGCCATGCGCGACTACGCCTCGACCACGGCGTGCCGGATGGAGTTCCTGCGGCTGCGCCTGGACGACGAGGCGGCCGCCCCGTGCGGGCGCTGCGACAACTGCGCCGGCGCCCGCTTCGACGACAAGGTCTCGACCGCCGCCCTGGACGGAGCGCGCCACGAGCTGGGCCGGCCCGGTGTCGAGGTGGAGCCCCGCAAGATGTGGCCCACCGGACTGCCCGCGGTGGGCGTCGATCTCAAGGGGCGTATCCCCGCGGGCGAACTGTCCTTCGCCGGCCGGGCGCTGGGGCGGCTCTCCGACATCGGCTGGGGCAACCGGCTGCGTCCCCTGCTCGCGGCGCAGGCTCCGGACGGCCCGGTGCCGGACGATGTCGCGGAGGCCGTCGTCACCGTGCTCACGGACTGGGCGAAGGGGCCGGGTGGTTGGGCCTCCGGAACGGCCGACGCGGCTTCGCGGCCGGTCGGTGTGGTGACCGTGGCATCGCGCCGCAGGCCGCGGTTGGTCCAGTCCCTCGGCCATCGCATCTCCGACATCGGCCGGATGCCCTTCCTCGGGACGGTCTCCTACGCGCCGGGCGCCGAGGGGGTACGGATGTCCCGGACCAACAGCGCGCAGCGGGTGCGGGCGCTGCACGAGACTCTGGTCGTGGAGCCGGATCTGGCGGGCGCGTTGGCGTCCGCGGGCGGGCCCGTGCTGCTGGTGGACGATCTGTCGGACACCGGCTGGACCCTGGCCGTGGCGGCGCGGCTGTTGCGCCGGGCCGGAGCACAGGGGGTGTTTCCGCTGGTCCTCGCGGTTCAAGGGTGA
- a CDS encoding DUF4192 domain-containing protein, which yields MNKHHESTGPSGEQQITLRGPADLADALPYLMGFHPDDSVVMVALHGGRGRFGGRLRLGIPQSPGEWGAVADQLAECLVSGSERREGKPDAIVIFLCQDPPDGSGGRSTMERLRPFAQRLRTACGALDVPVLEALCISDGRYWSYCCPDTRCCPEEGKPLALPGTTVMAAAATYAGVHVRGTLREMEGRLRPWQVPAAVAAQEQALDRAGPVLLPRLLDGQARREVGAETLRLARTLMDRIEKARPAPPALADAADDQLIGSDEAAALILGLQDRDTRDRAAAWMEGPKAQSALRLWRTLARRCVGPYGEHAAAPLTLAGWVSWSTGDEPGARVALSLALRADPGYTFAQLLHRACNEGLDPEALRRCLREAAGEEPGSGAEAVEATVDSTDDRAAAPLHVRKVRPLPGRGRRAGRPARHAAVERGKASPGPLRPRTAAPRRPGEARRYGSRTGRTRR from the coding sequence ATGAACAAGCACCACGAATCCACCGGTCCGTCCGGGGAGCAGCAGATCACCCTGCGCGGCCCCGCCGACCTCGCCGACGCCCTCCCGTATCTGATGGGATTCCACCCCGACGACAGCGTGGTGATGGTCGCGCTGCACGGCGGCCGGGGCCGCTTCGGCGGACGGCTTCGCCTCGGCATTCCGCAGTCGCCCGGCGAATGGGGAGCGGTCGCCGACCAGCTCGCGGAGTGCCTGGTGTCGGGGAGCGAGCGCCGTGAGGGCAAGCCCGACGCGATCGTGATCTTCCTCTGTCAGGACCCGCCGGACGGTTCGGGCGGCCGGTCGACCATGGAGCGGCTCAGGCCGTTCGCGCAACGCCTGCGCACGGCGTGCGGAGCACTCGACGTACCCGTCCTCGAAGCGCTCTGCATCTCCGACGGTCGTTACTGGTCCTACTGCTGCCCCGACACCCGGTGCTGTCCCGAGGAGGGAAAGCCCCTGGCCCTGCCGGGCACCACGGTGATGGCCGCCGCAGCCACCTATGCGGGCGTCCACGTCCGGGGCACGCTGCGCGAGATGGAGGGCCGGCTGCGGCCCTGGCAGGTCCCGGCGGCCGTGGCGGCGCAGGAGCAGGCCCTGGACAGGGCGGGGCCGGTGCTGCTGCCGAGGCTCCTCGACGGGCAGGCCAGGCGGGAGGTCGGGGCGGAGACCCTCCGGCTGGCTCGCACCCTCATGGACCGTATCGAGAAGGCTCGGCCCGCACCGCCGGCGCTCGCGGACGCCGCGGACGACCAGCTGATCGGTTCCGACGAGGCCGCAGCCCTCATTCTCGGCCTCCAGGACCGCGACACGCGCGACAGGGCCGCCGCCTGGATGGAGGGCCCGAAGGCACAGTCGGCCCTGCGGCTGTGGCGGACCCTGGCCCGGCGCTGCGTCGGACCGTACGGGGAGCACGCCGCCGCGCCCCTCACTCTGGCGGGCTGGGTCTCCTGGTCCACGGGCGACGAGCCGGGCGCGCGGGTCGCCCTGTCGCTGGCGCTGCGCGCCGACCCCGGCTACACGTTCGCGCAACTGCTGCATCGGGCCTGTAACGAGGGGCTCGATCCGGAGGCCCTGCGCCGCTGCCTGCGGGAGGCGGCCGGCGAGGAGCCGGGCTCCGGCGCCGAAGCGGTGGAGGCCACGGTGGACTCCACCGATGATCGGGCCGCCGCCCCGCTGCACGTGCGCAAGGTCCGCCCGCTGCCCGGCAGGGGCCGGCGTGCCGGGCGGCCTGCCCGGCACGCGGCCGTCGAGCGGGGCAAGGCGTCACCCGGCCCGCTCCGCCCGCGGACCGCCGCGCCCCGGCGGCCGGGCGAGGCCCGCCGTTACGGCAGTCGCACCGGCAGGACCCGGCGATGA
- a CDS encoding NUDIX domain-containing protein: protein MPPYDPSTFPPFAVTVDLVVLTVRRHALCALVVRRGESPFQGRWALPGGFVRMDEDLGSAAARELVEETGLCAHDPAQPTAGNGAHLEQLATYGDPARDPRMRVVSVAHLALAPDLPAPRAGGDANSARWAPVEDLLHPGTGREGEQAAPLAFDHARILADGVERARSKIEYSSLATAFCPPEFTVGELRRVYEAVWGVVLDPRNFHRKVTGTPGFLVPSGGTTTRQGGRPAQLFRAGAATVLNPPMLRPEV, encoded by the coding sequence ATGCCGCCCTACGACCCCTCGACCTTCCCGCCCTTCGCTGTCACCGTCGACCTGGTCGTGCTCACGGTGCGCCGCCATGCGCTCTGCGCGCTGGTCGTCCGCCGCGGAGAGTCACCGTTCCAGGGGCGCTGGGCGCTGCCCGGCGGCTTCGTCAGGATGGACGAGGATCTGGGGTCCGCGGCGGCGCGCGAGCTCGTCGAGGAGACCGGCCTCTGCGCGCACGATCCGGCGCAGCCGACCGCGGGCAACGGCGCACACCTGGAGCAGCTGGCCACCTACGGCGATCCGGCGCGCGACCCCCGGATGCGGGTGGTCAGCGTCGCCCACCTCGCCCTCGCTCCGGACCTGCCCGCGCCGCGGGCGGGCGGCGACGCCAACAGTGCCCGCTGGGCACCGGTCGAGGACCTGCTGCACCCCGGCACCGGACGGGAGGGCGAGCAGGCGGCTCCGCTGGCCTTCGATCACGCGCGGATTCTGGCCGACGGAGTGGAGCGGGCCCGCTCCAAGATCGAATACTCCTCGCTGGCCACGGCGTTCTGCCCGCCGGAGTTCACGGTCGGCGAGCTGCGCCGGGTGTACGAGGCGGTGTGGGGGGTGGTGCTCGACCCCCGCAACTTCCACCGCAAGGTCACCGGCACGCCGGGGTTCCTGGTGCCTTCCGGGGGCACGACCACGCGCCAGGGCGGACGCCCCGCGCAGTTGTTCCGTGCCGGGGCCGCGACGGTGCTCAATCCGCCGATGCTGCGACCCGAGGTCTGA
- a CDS encoding ATP-binding cassette domain-containing protein, with protein sequence MLQAIGLTSTPRRDAPPAVNDLTFEAPPGRVTALLGAPRSGKTTALRLMLELDAGRGVAYFRGRPLHRIAHPAREVGVLLGDVPGHPSRTARGQLRMLCAATGVPASRADEVLEVVGLAGLGDQRLGTLSTGMDRRLGLAAALLGDPHTLILDQPAEGLSPRENSWLHGLLRAHAAQGGTVLYATDDPKEAARTADRVVTIGAGRLLADQDVTDFARTRLRARVAVRTPHAARLAAVVTREARAAQRSVEVVEEAGGRLTVYGSDCAEIGDTAYRHGVPVHRLADEIGDTGPADPAEGGSPRRAESAVALSELPPPIRVRPARGPLRPLRYELRRSLGVRTTTVIMAAVLLVSAMVSVLLARTDGTALPRVLAAWPALLPLPPAALGAGLLGALSFGDEFRYPALAAARGTVPRRIGLLLAKLTVTAGFALLLAGLAVAGGAQSLRLVYGPDLIEMPSNAVALGASWAGLTVGCAWAGLLAAGVFRAAGAGVAAVLAVPVLVVPLVRKVFAAPSARSVAGLPERLRELAGWQLPQEADHWVLAVARVVAQPVGTALALSLSALICAYVFTSLRGRARW encoded by the coding sequence ATGCTCCAGGCCATCGGACTCACCAGCACCCCCCGTCGCGACGCCCCGCCCGCCGTCAACGATCTGACCTTCGAGGCTCCCCCCGGCCGGGTCACGGCCCTGCTCGGGGCTCCGCGCTCGGGCAAGACCACGGCCTTGCGCCTGATGCTCGAACTGGACGCCGGCAGGGGCGTCGCCTACTTCCGGGGGAGGCCGCTGCACCGTATCGCCCACCCGGCGCGGGAAGTGGGGGTTCTGCTCGGCGACGTACCGGGTCACCCCTCCCGGACCGCTCGGGGTCAGCTCCGGATGCTCTGCGCCGCCACCGGCGTGCCCGCCTCCCGCGCCGACGAGGTGCTCGAAGTCGTCGGTCTGGCCGGACTCGGGGACCAGCGTCTGGGCACCCTCTCGACCGGGATGGACCGTCGCCTCGGTCTTGCCGCCGCCCTGCTCGGAGACCCGCACACGCTGATCCTGGACCAGCCGGCGGAAGGGCTCTCCCCGCGGGAGAACAGCTGGCTCCACGGGCTGCTCCGCGCCCACGCGGCCCAGGGCGGCACGGTCCTCTACGCCACCGACGATCCCAAGGAGGCGGCCCGCACCGCCGACCGGGTCGTCACCATCGGCGCCGGCCGCCTCCTCGCCGACCAGGACGTCACCGACTTCGCCCGCACCCGGCTCCGCGCCAGGGTCGCCGTCCGCACCCCGCACGCGGCCCGGCTGGCGGCCGTGGTCACCAGGGAGGCCCGCGCCGCGCAGCGCTCCGTCGAGGTGGTCGAGGAGGCGGGCGGCCGACTGACGGTGTACGGCAGCGACTGCGCGGAGATCGGCGACACCGCCTACCGGCACGGCGTCCCCGTGCACCGGCTCGCCGACGAGATCGGCGACACCGGACCCGCCGACCCGGCGGAGGGCGGGAGTCCGCGGCGGGCCGAATCGGCCGTCGCTCTGTCCGAACTGCCGCCCCCGATCCGGGTGCGCCCCGCGCGCGGCCCCCTGCGGCCCCTCCGGTACGAACTGCGGCGCTCGCTCGGCGTGAGGACAACGACCGTGATCATGGCGGCCGTTCTGCTGGTGTCGGCCATGGTGTCCGTCCTGCTCGCCCGCACCGACGGCACGGCGCTGCCCCGCGTTCTCGCCGCGTGGCCCGCCCTGCTGCCGCTCCCTCCCGCCGCGCTCGGCGCGGGCCTGCTCGGGGCGCTGTCCTTCGGGGACGAGTTCCGCTATCCCGCGCTCGCCGCGGCGCGCGGCACGGTACCCCGGCGGATTGGGCTGCTGCTGGCCAAGCTCACCGTGACCGCTGGCTTCGCGCTCCTCCTCGCGGGTCTCGCCGTGGCCGGCGGAGCGCAGAGCCTCCGGCTGGTGTACGGGCCGGACTTGATCGAGATGCCGTCCAACGCCGTAGCTCTGGGCGCGAGTTGGGCGGGGCTGACCGTCGGCTGCGCCTGGGCGGGACTGCTGGCAGCCGGTGTCTTCCGGGCGGCGGGGGCAGGTGTCGCCGCGGTACTGGCCGTTCCGGTGCTCGTCGTCCCGCTGGTGCGAAAGGTCTTCGCGGCACCCTCCGCGCGTTCGGTCGCCGGGCTCCCGGAGAGACTGCGCGAACTGGCCGGCTGGCAGCTGCCGCAGGAGGCGGACCACTGGGTCCTGGCCGTCGCGCGGGTGGTGGCGCAACCGGTCGGCACCGCGCTCGCCCTGTCGTTGTCAGCCCTGATCTGCGCTTATGTGTTCACCAGCCTTCGCGGAAGGGCGCGTTGGTGA
- a CDS encoding FadR/GntR family transcriptional regulator, with the protein MSTLAHTMMTAARTTDSGLAGSGELDRYPYTETPAGERAASRTWGGSDSELGRASRRGSASRGRGLHGQLVQQLGQMIVSGDLGADRPLVPEEIGQRFEVSRTVVRESLRVLEAKGLVSARPNVGTRVRPVSDWNLLDPDIIEWRAFGPQRDDQRRELAELRWTIEPLAARLAAGHGRDDIQQRLGDMMEIMGHAMGQGDAITFSRADAEFHALLIQAAGNRMLEHLSGIVSAALHVSGGPVTGCDRPGESSLAHHARIVDALASGDAGAAEAAMRQLLIVHPDVERVVPAPREH; encoded by the coding sequence GTGAGTACCCTTGCGCACACCATGATGACCGCCGCCCGCACCACCGATTCCGGCCTGGCCGGCTCGGGCGAACTCGACCGCTACCCCTATACGGAGACGCCGGCCGGCGAGCGCGCCGCGTCCCGCACCTGGGGCGGGTCCGACTCCGAGCTGGGGCGGGCGAGCCGGCGGGGGTCCGCCAGCCGGGGGCGCGGTCTCCACGGCCAACTCGTCCAGCAGTTGGGCCAGATGATCGTCTCCGGCGACCTCGGCGCGGACCGCCCCCTCGTCCCCGAGGAGATCGGTCAGCGGTTCGAGGTCTCCCGCACCGTCGTACGCGAATCCCTGCGCGTCCTCGAAGCCAAGGGGCTGGTCAGCGCGCGCCCCAACGTGGGGACGAGGGTTCGCCCGGTCAGCGACTGGAATCTGCTGGATCCCGACATCATCGAATGGCGGGCCTTCGGTCCGCAGCGCGACGACCAGCGCCGCGAGCTGGCCGAGCTCCGCTGGACCATCGAACCGCTCGCCGCCCGCCTCGCGGCCGGGCACGGCCGGGACGACATCCAGCAGCGGCTCGGCGACATGATGGAGATCATGGGGCACGCGATGGGGCAGGGGGACGCGATCACCTTCTCCCGCGCCGACGCGGAGTTCCACGCCCTGCTCATCCAGGCGGCGGGCAACCGGATGCTTGAGCATCTCTCCGGCATCGTCTCTGCGGCCCTCCATGTCTCCGGCGGCCCCGTCACGGGCTGTGACCGGCCGGGCGAGAGTTCGCTGGCCCATCACGCGCGGATCGTCGACGCCCTGGCGTCGGGCGACGCCGGAGCGGCCGAAGCGGCCATGCGGCAGCTGCTGATCGTCCATCCCGACGTCGAGCGTGTGGTTCCCGCGCCGCGCGAGCACTGA
- a CDS encoding RNA polymerase sigma factor — MSASTSRTLPPEIAESASVMALIERGKADGQIAGDDVRRAFEADQIPPTQWKNVLRSLNQILEEEGVTLMVSAAESPKRARKSVAAKSPVKRTATKSVAAKTTVTRTVAASAAPAAESADAVADDAVAAPPAKKAAAKKTTAKKTAAKKTAAKKTAAKKAGKQDDELLDGDEPAEEVKAGKGEEEEGEGENKGFVLSDDDEDDAPAQQVAVAGATADPVKDYLKQIGKVPLLNAEQEVELAKRIEAGLFAEDKLANADKLAPKLKRELEIIAEDGRRAKNHLLEANLRLVVSLAKRYTGRGMLFLDLIQEGNLGLIRAVEKFDYTKGYKFSTYATWWIRQAITRAMADQARTIRIPVHMVEVINKLARVQRQMLQDLGREPTPEELAKELDMTPEKVIEVQKYGREPISLHTPLGEDGDSEFGDLIEDSEAVVPADAVSFTLLQEQLHSVLDTLSEREAGVVSMRFGLTDGQPKTLDEIGKVYGVTRERIRQIESKTMSKLRHPSRSQVLRDYLD, encoded by the coding sequence GTGTCGGCCAGCACATCCCGTACGCTCCCGCCGGAGATCGCCGAGTCCGCATCTGTGATGGCGCTCATCGAGCGGGGAAAGGCTGATGGGCAGATCGCCGGCGATGACGTGCGTCGGGCCTTCGAGGCTGACCAGATTCCGCCAACCCAGTGGAAGAACGTTCTGCGCAGCCTCAACCAGATCCTCGAGGAAGAGGGTGTGACGCTGATGGTCAGTGCAGCGGAGTCGCCGAAGCGCGCCCGCAAGAGCGTCGCAGCGAAGAGCCCGGTCAAGCGCACCGCCACCAAGAGCGTCGCGGCGAAGACCACCGTGACCCGGACCGTCGCCGCCTCCGCCGCCCCGGCGGCCGAGAGCGCGGACGCGGTGGCCGACGACGCCGTCGCGGCCCCGCCCGCCAAGAAGGCGGCGGCCAAGAAGACCACCGCCAAGAAGACCGCCGCGAAGAAGACGGCGGCCAAGAAGACCGCCGCCAAGAAGGCCGGCAAGCAGGACGACGAACTGCTCGACGGCGACGAGCCGGCCGAGGAAGTCAAGGCCGGCAAGGGCGAGGAAGAGGAGGGCGAGGGCGAGAACAAGGGCTTCGTCCTCTCCGACGACGACGAGGACGACGCACCCGCTCAGCAGGTCGCCGTCGCCGGCGCCACCGCCGACCCGGTCAAGGACTACCTGAAGCAGATCGGCAAGGTCCCCCTCCTCAACGCCGAGCAGGAGGTCGAGCTCGCCAAGCGCATCGAGGCCGGCCTCTTCGCCGAGGACAAGCTGGCCAACGCCGACAAGCTCGCGCCGAAGCTCAAGCGCGAGCTGGAGATCATCGCCGAGGACGGCCGGCGGGCCAAGAACCACCTCCTGGAGGCCAACCTCCGCCTGGTGGTCTCCCTGGCCAAGCGCTACACCGGTCGCGGCATGCTCTTCCTGGACCTGATCCAGGAGGGCAACCTCGGTCTGATCCGTGCGGTCGAGAAGTTCGACTACACCAAGGGCTACAAGTTCTCCACGTACGCCACCTGGTGGATCCGTCAGGCGATCACCCGCGCCATGGCCGACCAGGCCCGCACCATCCGTATCCCGGTGCACATGGTCGAGGTCATCAACAAGCTCGCGCGCGTCCAGCGTCAGATGCTCCAGGACCTGGGCCGCGAGCCCACCCCGGAGGAGCTGGCCAAGGAGCTCGACATGACCCCCGAGAAGGTCATCGAGGTCCAGAAGTACGGCCGCGAGCCGATCTCGCTGCACACCCCGCTCGGCGAGGACGGCGACAGCGAGTTCGGTGACCTGATCGAGGACTCCGAGGCCGTCGTCCCGGCGGACGCGGTCAGCTTCACGCTCCTCCAGGAGCAGCTGCACTCGGTGCTCGACACCCTCTCCGAGCGTGAGGCCGGTGTGGTCTCGATGCGCTTCGGCCTCACCGACGGCCAGCCGAAGACGCTCGACGAGATCGGCAAGGTCTACGGGGTGACGCGTGAGCGCATCCGTCAGATCGAGTCGAAGACCATGTCGAAGCTCCGCCACCCGTCGCGGTCCCAGGTGCTGCGCGACTACCTCGACTAG
- a CDS encoding trypsin-like serine protease has translation MPRSLVRALTGVLALTAAATVPLASPSEAVAESIVVGGRPAPVADSPWAVALSSRDRFGGARSGQFCGGVAVAPTKVLTAAHCLSDEALGSPVSRVKDLRVIAGRERLGDSDGREIPVRAIWVNPAYDPVSNAGDLAVLTLARALPKGGTIPMARRGDAAYRAGTAADVYGWGDTTGSGTYASVLRSARVRVLPDADCARAYPGGREGTYRASAMLCAGDPAGGRDACQGDSGGPLVARGRLIGLVSWGSGCGRPGSPGVYTRISAALRWAEGRI, from the coding sequence ATGCCCCGTTCCCTCGTCCGTGCCCTGACCGGGGTGCTCGCCCTGACCGCAGCCGCGACCGTGCCACTCGCCTCGCCCTCCGAGGCGGTCGCGGAGAGCATCGTCGTCGGCGGCCGGCCCGCCCCCGTGGCGGACAGTCCCTGGGCCGTGGCGCTGTCGAGCCGGGACCGGTTCGGCGGAGCCCGCTCGGGCCAGTTCTGCGGCGGAGTCGCCGTGGCTCCCACGAAGGTCCTGACGGCCGCCCACTGTCTGAGTGACGAGGCGCTCGGCTCACCGGTGAGCAGGGTGAAGGACCTGCGCGTCATCGCCGGCCGGGAGCGGCTGGGCGATTCCGACGGCCGGGAGATCCCGGTCCGGGCCATCTGGGTGAACCCGGCGTACGACCCCGTCTCCAACGCCGGCGACCTCGCGGTGCTCACCCTGGCCCGCGCCCTGCCGAAGGGCGGGACCATTCCGATGGCACGGAGAGGGGACGCCGCCTACCGGGCGGGGACCGCCGCGGACGTCTACGGCTGGGGCGATACGACGGGAAGCGGCACGTACGCCTCCGTGCTGCGCTCCGCGCGCGTCCGGGTCCTCCCCGACGCCGACTGCGCGCGGGCCTATCCGGGGGGCCGGGAGGGCACGTACAGGGCCTCCGCGATGCTCTGTGCGGGCGATCCGGCGGGTGGCCGGGACGCGTGCCAGGGTGACAGCGGCGGGCCGCTGGTGGCCCGTGGGCGGCTCATCGGCCTGGTGTCCTGGGGCAGCGGCTGCGGGCGTCCGGGCAGCCCCGGCGTGTACACACGGATCTCCGCCGCCCTGCGATGGGCCGAGGGCCGCATCTGA